The genomic window GTAAAAAGCTTTATGCTAGGGCGCAGTCGCCGCAAAGTTTATGACGTCACCGTTCGCGACGAAACCGGGAAAATCCACTGCAAGTTTTTTCGAGTTCCCTACAAAGGTTATTTCGAGCGTTTTCAACCGCTTCAAAAAGTTCGCGTGATTGGGAAAGTGACTTTCTACCGTGGGCAAATCGAATTCCATCATCCAGATTTACAAGACGATACTCCTGATCAAGTAGCTGACGATGACGTGGTCGTTCCGATATATCCAGAAACCGAAGGTCTCACCAATCGTCAGTTTCGAAAGTTGATTGGCTTCGTTTTAGAAGAGGTTAAAAAAAGTCTTCATGTCGTCGATCCACGAGACAAAGATCACGTCCCGGCCGATCGAATGCCGAAATGGCTGCTTGAAAAATACGAACTGCCTGGACGCTTTGAGGCCCTCGACAAGGTCCATCGTCCACCGAAAGACGCGACGAAGGAGTTCACTGATTTAAAGTCGCCGTTTCATCGTCGTCTCATTTTTGATGAATTTTTCTGGCTCGAGCTTTGGCTCGCTTCACGCAAAGAAGGCGTTTCTCGCGAACCGGGTCTTCCGTTTAAAAACCCGCAGGCTAGTGGGCTAGGCCAGGGCTTAGATCTTGTCCGAAAGCTTGAAGCAGGTCTTCCGTTCACGTTGACGGGTGCACAGAAGCGAACCTTCGAAGAAATTTTAAAGGATCTCACAGGCCATCAGCCGCCAAAGCCAATGAATCGTCTGGTTCAAGGAGATGTCGGAAGCGGAAAAACCATGGTGGCCTTGATGGCAGCACTTGTCGCAATTGAAAACGGGTACCAAGCGACCTTGATGGTGCCGACCGAGATTTTGGCTGAACAACATTTTCGAACAGCCAAGCGGCTACTCGAACCCTTGGGTGTGATGGTTGGACTTTTCACGGGCTCGATCAAGACGGCGGAGCGTGCACAGGCCCAAATGCTTCTTTCTACGGGGCAGATTCAATTGGCTGTTGGCACTCATGCTTTGATCGAAGACGCAGTAGAATTTAATAGTCTTGGGCTGGTTATCATCGACGAGCAGCACAGGTTTGGCGTTCATCAGCGCGGCCGATTGAAGGCCAAGGGCCAAAAAGATGAAATGCCAAAAGGAAAAGGCTCTGCGCGAGCAAAACCTCTCGAAGAATCTCAGTCGATAGTGCCACATTTTCTTGTCATGACCGCAACACCGATTCCGAGAACTCTAGCGATGACCGTGTATGGCGATCTCGACGTTTCGCAAATTGACGAACTACCGAAAGGCCGAACGCCCATTCAGACCCGCGCTGGATATGAATCGCATCGTCCGAAGATGATTGAATTTGTCCGCACGCATTTGAAGGCGGGGCGACAGGCCTATTTTGTTTATCCGCTGGTCGAAGAAAGCGAAAAGATCGATCTCAAAAACGCAATGACGGAGTATGAAAATTTGAAACTTCAATTCCCTGAGTTTCAATTGGGTCTCTTGCATGGCCGCATGAAGCCCGATGAAAAAGATCGAGTGATGCGAGAGTTTCGTGACGGCCGCTATCAAGTTCTCGTTGCGACCACCGTCATCGAAGTCGGCGTCGATGTTCCAAACGCTAATGTGATGGTGATCGAACATTCCGAACGCTTTGGACTTTCCCAGCTGCATCAGCTGCGCGGCCGAGTAGGTCGTGGAGAACACAAAAGCTTCTGCATGTTAATGATGGGGCACGCCGTTTCCGAGGAAGCTCGCACGCGTTTGCAAGTGATGGAAGAAACCACAGATGGCTTTGTAATATCGGAGCGCGATCTCGAGATTCGTGGCCCAGGAGAATTCCTTGGCACGAGGCAATCGGGTCTACCAGGTTTTAAACTTGCGAACATTGTTCGCGATGCTCGGATTTTAACAGAGGCTCGCGAAGCAGCGTTCGAAGTTTTCAAACGCGATCCTACGCTCAACGCTCTCGATCATCGTGCACTTCGTCAATTGCTCTTGAAAAAACACGGTCCAACTTCGCTAGCGGGAATTGGTTAGCGAACGGGCGGCGCGTCACGATTTCTGATTCTAATTTCGGTGTGCACATGATTTCGTCATACGCATGACAAACAACATGAATGTACGCGCCCTTCGTTTCGTAGCAGCTATCGCCGTTGCTCCATTGTTAGGTTTTCTTTTGAATTCCAATGCGGCCTTTGCGGGCGAGCGGCTTTTGCTTCGAACCGGTTCGGTTGATCTCACCAATGCATCGGAAGCAACGGACCTGTTGAGTCTTCCTGAGTTTGATGCGGTCGAGTCAGAAGAGACGATGGCTCTTTCGGCAAAGTCAGGAAAACCAGTATGGGTTGGTACGAAGGAAAAACGACCAAAGAAAAAGACCGACAGTCGGGCCACTCGCCATTTTGTTGTGCAAACGCGCGATTCGATTTCTAAAGCAGATCTCATTAACTTCCAGTCGCTAAGGCTTAATATCATTCGCTATTTGCCGGAAAATGCCGTTGTCGTATCGGGTTCGCATCGTCAAGCACTGGTACTGGCGAAGTCCTCCAACCGAATTCGTGCGATCACCTCTTATCGACCTGAATGGAAACTTGCCCCCGAAATTGGCGCGTCTTCTGTGTTCTCTGGCGATCCGCTAATCAAAGCGGTGGTTCGCTTTTTCCCGGGTACCGCGGATTCCGGCAAAGCGCAGATTTCACATTTGAAAAATGTGAAGTCGGCAATTGGTAAAGCAAAGTCGAACGTCCTTTCGATGGCCAATCGAACGATGATTATCGAAACCAAGCGGTCGACGTTGGGACTTTTCGCAGAGTTAGATCCAGTAGAATGGATCGAGCCGTTGGCAGACATTGAAATGCCGTGGTTCAAAGACGAAAATCTGCGCCTTCTGATGATGGCCTCTCCGGGCGATTATTCTGATCTCGATGGTTATGAGAGTGGCACCAAGCTAATGAAGTTTGATTCTGTTTGGGCAAAGGGCTTTGCAGGCACCGGCGAAACGGTGGCCTTTGCAGATACTGGAATGGACACAGGCGACGCTGCGGCCATCCACCCGGACTTCGCGGGCCGTGTGCCACAAGGTTTCATCCACGGTTTATTCTCAAAAAGTTGGGAAGATCCGATGGGTCACGGCACGCATGTTGGTGGTTCGGTTGGCGGTGACGGTGGATCGTCGAATGGAAAAGTGAAAGGTGCTGCGACTTTAGCAAACGTGATTCCGCAGAGCATGTGGAGTCCGATGCTGGAAAATCTCAGCGTCCCTTCGAAACTAAAAGACATGTTTGGAAAAGCGCAAAGCGCTGGCGCACGCATTCACACGAACTCGTGGGGTTCAGCAGCAGCAGGTGGCGTTTATGACAGCATGGCTCAGCAAGTGGATGAGTACATGCATGCAAACCCAGACTTTTTAATTCTCTTTGCTGCAGGTAACAATGGCGAAGATGCAGACAAAGATGGCCGCATCGATCCCGGTTCGGTTTCAACTCCAGGTACCGCGAAAAACGCGCTCACCGTTGGTTCAAGTAAGAACCTGGTTTCCAATGGCGGCATTCAAGCAAAGCTCATCGAACTCAAAATTGGCAAAGATAAATGGGGTGTCGAGCCGCTTGCTAGCTCGAGACTTTCTGAGAATGACAAAGGACTTGCTCCGTTTTCAAGTCGCGGGCCCACTGCGGATGGCCGGTTGAAACCAGAGGTGGTCGCACCAGGGACCAATATTCTTTCGGCAAGATCTCGGCATCCAAAAGCGGAAGTTCTTTGGGGTACTTACAATGACAAGTATGTTTGGTCCGGCGGAACGTCGATGTCGACTCCGCTTGTTGCCGGTGCAGCCGCGGTAATTCGCGAGTATTTGATAAAAGATCGCAAGCTTGCGAATCCATCGGCGGCCATTGTGAAAGCGGCGCTGATGCACACGTCGGAAGATTTGTTTCCAGGTCAATTTGGAGCGATTGGTGTTTCGCGAGGCCAAGAGCTTGCGACAACTCGTCCGAACATGGATGAGGGATTTGGTCGCGTCGATGTTGAGAAAGCGACGTCACTCGAAACATCATTACTTGTGGACGAGAGAAATGGATTGGGCCCCGGTGACAAGCATGTCTATCCAGTGACGATCGCGAAATCTACGAAGCTAGAAGCAACTCTTGTATATACAGATGCGCCTGGTGCTGCAGCGGCGAGCAAAGCACTGGTCAATGATCTCGATCTTGCA from Deltaproteobacteria bacterium includes these protein-coding regions:
- the recG gene encoding ATP-dependent DNA helicase RecG, whose translation is MAVLKFDTPIQFIKGVGPKLGERFKDLGLFTVQDLLEWYPRAYEDRRAARSIASLKPDELVSLRAEVVNVKSFMLGRSRRKVYDVTVRDETGKIHCKFFRVPYKGYFERFQPLQKVRVIGKVTFYRGQIEFHHPDLQDDTPDQVADDDVVVPIYPETEGLTNRQFRKLIGFVLEEVKKSLHVVDPRDKDHVPADRMPKWLLEKYELPGRFEALDKVHRPPKDATKEFTDLKSPFHRRLIFDEFFWLELWLASRKEGVSREPGLPFKNPQASGLGQGLDLVRKLEAGLPFTLTGAQKRTFEEILKDLTGHQPPKPMNRLVQGDVGSGKTMVALMAALVAIENGYQATLMVPTEILAEQHFRTAKRLLEPLGVMVGLFTGSIKTAERAQAQMLLSTGQIQLAVGTHALIEDAVEFNSLGLVIIDEQHRFGVHQRGRLKAKGQKDEMPKGKGSARAKPLEESQSIVPHFLVMTATPIPRTLAMTVYGDLDVSQIDELPKGRTPIQTRAGYESHRPKMIEFVRTHLKAGRQAYFVYPLVEESEKIDLKNAMTEYENLKLQFPEFQLGLLHGRMKPDEKDRVMREFRDGRYQVLVATTVIEVGVDVPNANVMVIEHSERFGLSQLHQLRGRVGRGEHKSFCMLMMGHAVSEEARTRLQVMEETTDGFVISERDLEIRGPGEFLGTRQSGLPGFKLANIVRDARILTEAREAAFEVFKRDPTLNALDHRALRQLLLKKHGPTSLAGIG
- a CDS encoding S8 family serine peptidase; translated protein: MTNNMNVRALRFVAAIAVAPLLGFLLNSNAAFAGERLLLRTGSVDLTNASEATDLLSLPEFDAVESEETMALSAKSGKPVWVGTKEKRPKKKTDSRATRHFVVQTRDSISKADLINFQSLRLNIIRYLPENAVVVSGSHRQALVLAKSSNRIRAITSYRPEWKLAPEIGASSVFSGDPLIKAVVRFFPGTADSGKAQISHLKNVKSAIGKAKSNVLSMANRTMIIETKRSTLGLFAELDPVEWIEPLADIEMPWFKDENLRLLMMASPGDYSDLDGYESGTKLMKFDSVWAKGFAGTGETVAFADTGMDTGDAAAIHPDFAGRVPQGFIHGLFSKSWEDPMGHGTHVGGSVGGDGGSSNGKVKGAATLANVIPQSMWSPMLENLSVPSKLKDMFGKAQSAGARIHTNSWGSAAAGGVYDSMAQQVDEYMHANPDFLILFAAGNNGEDADKDGRIDPGSVSTPGTAKNALTVGSSKNLVSNGGIQAKLIELKIGKDKWGVEPLASSRLSENDKGLAPFSSRGPTADGRLKPEVVAPGTNILSARSRHPKAEVLWGTYNDKYVWSGGTSMSTPLVAGAAAVIREYLIKDRKLANPSAAIVKAALMHTSEDLFPGQFGAIGVSRGQELATTRPNMDEGFGRVDVEKATSLETSLLVDERNGLGPGDKHVYPVTIAKSTKLEATLVYTDAPGAAAASKALVNDLDLAVIDSQGRRQEILDRTNNHEHLSISLSPGTYQIEVRGENVPMSKQGYALIVSADR